In the Desulfovibrio inopinatus DSM 10711 genome, AAGAACTGCAGGAACGGGCCATAGGAGTCATACTTTCGGGTTCTGGCAACGATGGTACGCAGGGGGTTCGAGCCATCAAAGCCCAGGGAGGGATGGTTATCGCACAAACTCCCGCATCGACAGAGTATGATAGTATGCCACGTAGCGCCATCGCAACAGGTTTGGTTGATTACGAGTTAGCACCAGCCGAGATGCCTTCCTATATTATCGCATATGTTGCCCATACTTTCGGTATGTCACTCCAGGCTTCGGCTATACCGAATTCCACAATTGAAAATATATCACCCCAAATACACATTCTGCTACGCGCTCAGACAGGACATGATTTTTCCCAGTACAAACCTTCCACCATTAATCGTCGCATAAAACGCCGTATGGCCATGCATCAAATAGCCATGCAAGATGAATACATACAGTATTTACAGCAAAATTCGGTAGAAGTAGAAGCACTCTTCCGAGACCTGCTCATTGGCGTGACTGGTTTTTTCCGCGACCCTGAAGCTTTTACGGCACTCGAACAACAGGTTATCCCAAAACTTTTTACTGGCAAGACAGTTGGTTCTATCGTTCGAGTTTGGTCCCCTGGGTGCTCTACCGGGGAAGAAGCCTATTCTATAGCCATTCTGCTGCAAGAATACTTGGAATCGGTACAACAACGTTTCGACGTTCAGATTTTCGCCACCGATATTGATAGCCAAGCGATCGCCATAGCGAGAAGCGGGCTCTATCCATCCAATATTGTCAAAGATGTCTCACCTGAACGACTATCACGTTTTTTTACAGCGGAGCCAGATGGATGTGCCTACCGCATTCACAAAAGCATTCGCGACATGCTTGTTTTTTCTGAGCAAAATGTGATTAAAGATCCACCTTTTTCAAAGATCGACTTGATCAGTTGCCGCAATTTGCTCATCTACCTGGGAGCAGAGTTGCAAAAACAACTTATCCCCCTTTTTCATTACGCCTTAAATCCGGATGGTTTTCTTTTTTTGGGTACTTCTGAGACAGTGGGCGACTTTAGTGATCTTTTTACCACCCTGGATCGCACATCTAAGCTCTATCAACGCAATGATAATTCGCGAAGTGGACAGAATACGGCTGCGGGGCGATCCGTCCCTCTCATGACAACCAATACAACGCTCCCACAGTCTGTTCGCAAGGAAATGCATCTCAGCAAACAACCATCACGCGAATTGGTTGAACAAACGCTTCTGCATCAGGACGACTTGTCGGGCGTACTTGTCAATGCTCAAGGTGACATACTCTATCTCCACGGTCGAACGGGACAATACCTGGAGCCCACGCCAGGTGAAACAAGTGTCAATAATATCATAAAAATGGCACGTGAAGGCTTACGTCGAGAGTTAAGCACAGCCCTGCACAAAGCCCGGTCTTCCAGAAAGACTATGCGGCGTTCAGGGCTTCGGGTCAAAACGAATGGAGACTTCACCTTTGTTAACTTGAAGGTCTGTCCAGTAATTTCTGATCAAAACATCTTACTTAAAACTCCTCTCTATCTTGTTATCCTAGAATCAATGCCACTTTTTGATAATGACCAGATGCAACAAATCCATCTTTCTCCGCAAAGTAATGAGAATTTAAAAATATGCAATAAAGAGCCTGATGCTACCATCACTGCATTGCGACAAGAATTGAAGTCAAAGGATGAATACCTTCAGACTACAATTGAGGAACTTGAAACGTCTAATGAAGAACTCAAGTCATCAAATGAGGAAATGCAGTCAATTAACGAAGAATTACAGTCTTCCAACGAAGAGCTTGAAACATCAAAGGAAGAGTTGCAATCGGTCAACGAAGAGTTGACTACCGTCAATACTGAACTGCAAAATAAGTTAATTGATCTAGCGCAAGCCAACAACGATATGAGCAACTTGCTCGCTGGGACGGGTATCGCCACGCTATTCGTGGACCATAATTTGTGCATACTACGTTTCACTCCTGCTACCACCCGAATTATCAATTTGATCCAATCTGATGTTGGACGGCCCGTTGGCAATATCGTCTCAAATATGGTAGGCTACAATAATCTAATTGGTGATGTGAGAACTGTATTGAACACACTGCTTCCTAAAGAGGTAGAAGTACAAATAGAAGAAGGGAAATGGTATACGATGCGTATTTTGCCCTACAGAAATCTTGATAATGTAAT is a window encoding:
- a CDS encoding chemotaxis protein CheB, with the translated sequence MPEKKPSSKSFKEDNTDSLQRSGNPLAIVGIGASAGGLAAFEAFFSGMPHDPAPEMALILVQHLAPDHKSLLAELIRRYTSMHVFEVENGMEVLPHCVYIIPPNCDMTFQDGKLQLIKPIARREQRLPIDFFFCSLAKELQERAIGVILSGSGNDGTQGVRAIKAQGGMVIAQTPASTEYDSMPRSAIATGLVDYELAPAEMPSYIIAYVAHTFGMSLQASAIPNSTIENISPQIHILLRAQTGHDFSQYKPSTINRRIKRRMAMHQIAMQDEYIQYLQQNSVEVEALFRDLLIGVTGFFRDPEAFTALEQQVIPKLFTGKTVGSIVRVWSPGCSTGEEAYSIAILLQEYLESVQQRFDVQIFATDIDSQAIAIARSGLYPSNIVKDVSPERLSRFFTAEPDGCAYRIHKSIRDMLVFSEQNVIKDPPFSKIDLISCRNLLIYLGAELQKQLIPLFHYALNPDGFLFLGTSETVGDFSDLFTTLDRTSKLYQRNDNSRSGQNTAAGRSVPLMTTNTTLPQSVRKEMHLSKQPSRELVEQTLLHQDDLSGVLVNAQGDILYLHGRTGQYLEPTPGETSVNNIIKMAREGLRRELSTALHKARSSRKTMRRSGLRVKTNGDFTFVNLKVCPVISDQNILLKTPLYLVILESMPLFDNDQMQQIHLSPQSNENLKICNKEPDATITALRQELKSKDEYLQTTIEELETSNEELKSSNEEMQSINEELQSSNEELETSKEELQSVNEELTTVNTELQNKLIDLAQANNDMSNLLAGTGIATLFVDHNLCILRFTPATTRIINLIQSDVGRPVGNIVSNMVGYNNLIGDVRTVLNTLLPKEVEVQIEEGKWYTMRILPYRNLDNVIEGAVITFVDITEMKKSHELLQKANEQLRLSIVARDSKDAIVVLDLNGNIITWNSSAQRFFGWSEKEALTMNVQDIIPPNTREQELENMRWVAKGEKPPSYETRRITKEGRVVEVWLTVGSLINEEGQVYAMSTTYRNSQERPGT